One window of the Conexibacter sp. SYSU D00693 genome contains the following:
- a CDS encoding SCP2 sterol-binding domain-containing protein yields MAQFATAEDVHEQLGKLLRSIAADPELSGQAQRLDAVVQLQLTDPEAQLALRAREGQPVAALVGETAGDADVVLELEADVAHALFLGQLELTGALAGGRLRTKGPAAKVLRVFPLAKAAAPRYQQVLDGEDVPLGEAPAPAEEAPGAEAPEAQAAEAPAEGAAPEAVEGAEADVAEGDARAAETPAEVAETPAEGDDAPSAA; encoded by the coding sequence ATGGCGCAGTTCGCGACCGCCGAGGACGTCCACGAGCAGCTGGGCAAGCTGCTGCGCAGCATCGCCGCCGACCCGGAGCTCTCGGGGCAGGCGCAGCGTCTCGACGCCGTCGTCCAGCTGCAGCTCACCGACCCCGAGGCGCAGCTGGCGCTGCGCGCCCGCGAGGGCCAGCCGGTGGCGGCGCTCGTCGGCGAGACCGCGGGCGACGCGGACGTCGTGCTCGAGCTCGAGGCCGACGTGGCGCACGCGCTCTTCCTCGGCCAGCTCGAGCTGACGGGCGCGCTGGCCGGTGGCCGGCTGCGCACGAAGGGCCCGGCCGCGAAGGTCCTGCGCGTCTTCCCGCTGGCCAAGGCCGCTGCGCCGCGCTACCAGCAGGTGCTGGACGGCGAGGACGTGCCGCTCGGCGAGGCGCCGGCGCCGGCCGAGGAGGCGCCGGGCGCCGAGGCGCCGGAGGCGCAGGCCGCCGAGGCGCCGGCCGAGGGCGCCGCGCCCGAGGCCGTCGAGGGGGCCGAGGCCGACGTCGCCGAAGGCGACGCCCGGGCCGCCGAGACGCCCGCCGAGGTCGCCGAGACGCCCGCCGAGGGCGACGACGCGCCCTCCGCCGCCTAG